Proteins from a single region of Cydia pomonella isolate Wapato2018A chromosome 13, ilCydPomo1, whole genome shotgun sequence:
- the LOC133523967 gene encoding pyridoxine/pyridoxamine 5'-phosphate oxidase-like: MGRFLARPFVLFLTGTPSFRKMSIDIGGMRIKYKDKDDTFLEKHLVSKEPFGQFKAWFEEACTKKEILEPNAMCLATVSPQGFPSARFVLLKGYGKEGFKFFTNYESRKAREMDLNPNVAATFYWEVLNRSIRIEGQVEKLSEEESTTYFHSRPVPSQIAACASHQSTPIESRDVLCERESVLEAQYLIPEKEVPKPNYWGGYIIRPRAVEFWQGQRDRLHDRIKFRKANVGEQPDGKLLHEGEDGWVYERLSP, encoded by the exons ATGGGAAGATTTTTAGCTAGACCTTTTGTATTATTCTTGACTGGTACACCAAGCTTTCGCAAGATGAGCATCGACATTggag GAATGAGAATCAAATACAAGGACAAGGATGACACCTTTCTGGAAAAGCACCTAGTGTCTAAGGAACCTTTTGGTCAATTTAAGGCTTGGTTTGAAGAGGCTTGCACTAAAAAGGAAATCCTTGAGCCAAATGCTATGTGCTTAGCCACCGTGTCACC GCAAGGTTTTCCTTCAGCGAGATTTGTTTTACTGAAAGGCTATGGAAAGGAGGGCTTCAAGTTCTTCACCAACTATGAAAGCAGAAAAGCTAGAGAAATG GATCTCAATCCAAATGTAGCGGCAACCTTTTACTGGGAAGTCCTAAACAGATCCATAAGGATCGAAGGTCAAGTAGAAAAGCTATCAGAAGAGGAATCGACAACATACTTCCATTCCCGGCCGGTCCCAAGCCAGATTGCAGCCTGTGCTAGTCATCAGAGCACTCCAATAGAGTCGAGGGATGTGTTGTGCGAGCGAGAGAGTGTACTAGAGGCTCAGTATCTGATACCTGAGAAGGAAGTTCCTAAGCCAAACTATTG GGGCGGCTACATCATTCGTCCGCGAGCTGTAGAGTTCTGGCAAGGCCAGCGGGACCGTCTCCACGACAGGATCAAGTTCAGGAAGGCAAATGTAGGCGAACAGCCAGATGGAAAGCTGCTGCACGAGGGAGAGGATGGATGGGTTTATGAAAGACTCTCACCATAA
- the LOC133523966 gene encoding histidine protein methyltransferase 1 homolog, protein MSTFKFNFFNDGDATKEKIEESKEDIVWLESEEIRPNKQIEDIEELVAHARMFACGDVEIGHVVTSEALNKMYTANNEFKNAVELAEKEHKDLIAGKYEGGLKIWECTYDLIEYLDNQTGIQFENKKVLDLGCGAGILGIYALFQDAFVTFQDYNKEILECVTIPNIILNIEENEKALDISKCKFYSGDWASFNSKLADTEVFDIILTSETIYNTNNYDKLIDLFVKRLSKDGEVYVAAKTCYFGVGGGTRQFEASVEKNGLLESKVCWKSSGGILREILKLTKKT, encoded by the exons ATGTCCACTTTTAAATTCAACTTTTTCAATGATGGAGATgctacgaaagaaaaaataGAGGAATCAAAAGAAGACATTGTTTGGTTAGAATCCGAAGAAATCAGACCAAACAAACAAATAGAGGATATCGAGGAACTCGTAGCTCATGCCAGAATGTTTGCCTGCGGAGATGTGGAGATAGGGCATGTGGTGACTTCGGAGGCACTCAACAAAATGTACACTGCGAATAATGAGTTTAAAAATGCTGTTGAACTAGCAGAGAAAGAACACAAAGACCTGATTGCTGGTAAATATGAAG gtGGTCTTAAAATATGGGAATGCACATATGATCTAATAGAATATCTTGACAATCAGACTGGAAtccaatttgaaaataaaaaagtactgGACCTTGGTTGTGGTGCTGGCATTTTAGGCATTTATGCTTTATTTCAAGATGCTTTTGTAACATTTCAGGATTAC AATAAGGAAATACTAGAATGTGTTACAATACCCAATATTATACTTAACATTGAAGAAAATGAAAAAGCACTGGACATAAGCAAATGCAAATTCTACTCCGGCGACTGGGCGTCATTTAATAGTAAACTGGCTGATACTGAAGTTTTTGACATCATATTGACATCTGAGACTATTTATaacaccaataattatgataagCTAATTGATCTCTTTGTAAAAAGATTAAGTAAAGATGGAGAAGTGTATGTGGCTGCTAAAACTTGTTATTTTGGAGTAGGTGGTGGCACAAGGCAGTTTGAAGCAAGTGTGGAGAAAAATGGGCTTTTGGAAAGCAAAGTCTGTTGGAAAAGCTCAGGAGGCATTCTTAgggaaatattaaaattgactAAAAAGACAtga